One segment of Anomalospiza imberbis isolate Cuckoo-Finch-1a 21T00152 chromosome 2, ASM3175350v1, whole genome shotgun sequence DNA contains the following:
- the LOC137465630 gene encoding trefoil factor 2-like produces the protein MATLPNQTKENPAFWVKLQMEQCYQTSLGKHQERIKPAASREASTSPLARAMDLKVLCALSIALIIALSTLAEGIAPPTKCQCKVVPRERTNCGYPGISAAECKKIGCCFNASVPSVPWCYNPKPKKVKKVCPNDPYTRINCGYPGIKPRDCTRKGCCFRAHPAGVPWCFYHRVVEEAC, from the exons ATGGCAACACTTCCtaaccaaacaaaagaaaacccagCCTTCTGGGTGAAGCTTCAGATGGAACAATGTTATCAGACCTCGCTGGGCAAACACCAGGAGCGCATAAAACCCGCGGCTTCCAGGGAAGCCAGCACCTCTCCTCTGGCAAGAGCCATGGATCTCAAGGTGCTCTGTGCACTCTCCATCGCACTCATCATAGCCCTCAGCACCCTGGCAGAGGGAATTGCACCTCCAA CAAAATGCCAGTGTAAAGTGGTTCCCAGGGAGAGGACAAACTGTGGCTACCCGGGGATCTCAGCAGCAGAGTGCAAGAAAATTGGGTGCTGCTTCAACGCCTCAGTCCCCAGCGTCCCCTGGTGCTACAATCCTAAACCAAAGAAAG TGAAGAAAGTGTGTCCCAACGATCCCTACACCAGGATAAACTGTGGCTACCCAGGCATCAAGCCCAGGGATTGCACAAGGAAGGGCTGCTGCTTCAGGGCACACCCCGCCGGTGTCCCCTGGTGCTTCTACCACCGCGTCGTGGAGGAAG CTTGTTAA